Proteins encoded in a region of the Streptomyces sp. NBC_00310 genome:
- a CDS encoding phosphatidylinositol-specific phospholipase C/glycerophosphodiester phosphodiesterase family protein, translating to MALTTRRRALTTFGAALAGAVALPATTALAGERKHRPRPLWRAHAHNDYEHPRPLLDALDHRFGSVEADIFLVGDQLLVAHDATDLDPGRTLESLYLDPLAARVRAHHGSVYRGYRKPLQLLIDIKTEGASTYLELDRRLRRHRHLFTTYAHGRVYPGAVTAVISGDRAARVPMEAQSVRRAFYDGRLADLVSTTPAPASLIPLISDNWTLNFTWQGVGPFPEAERARLRQIVSTAHGRGQRVRFWATPDLAGPARDALWGELVAADVDHLNTDDLAGLEAFLDARRSA from the coding sequence ATGGCCCTCACCACCCGTCGCAGAGCCCTCACCACCTTCGGCGCCGCCCTCGCGGGCGCGGTCGCCCTGCCCGCCACGACCGCGCTGGCCGGCGAACGCAAGCACCGCCCGCGCCCGTTGTGGCGCGCCCACGCGCACAACGACTACGAGCACCCGCGCCCCCTCCTGGACGCCCTCGACCACCGCTTCGGCAGCGTCGAGGCCGACATCTTCCTCGTCGGCGACCAACTGCTCGTCGCCCACGACGCCACCGACCTCGACCCCGGCCGTACCCTCGAATCCCTCTACCTGGACCCGCTCGCCGCCCGCGTCCGCGCCCACCACGGTTCGGTGTACCGGGGATACCGCAAGCCGCTCCAACTGCTCATCGACATCAAGACCGAGGGCGCGTCGACGTACCTCGAACTCGACCGCCGTCTGCGGCGCCACCGGCACCTGTTCACGACGTACGCGCACGGTCGTGTGTATCCGGGGGCGGTCACGGCCGTGATCTCCGGGGACCGGGCCGCCCGGGTGCCCATGGAGGCGCAGAGCGTGCGGCGCGCCTTCTACGACGGCCGGCTCGCCGACCTCGTGAGTACGACGCCCGCACCCGCCTCCCTCATCCCGCTGATCTCCGACAACTGGACGCTCAACTTCACCTGGCAGGGCGTCGGTCCGTTCCCGGAAGCCGAGCGCGCCAGGCTGCGGCAGATCGTCTCGACGGCGCACGGACGCGGGCAGAGGGTGCGGTTCTGGGCGACGCCCGACCTGGCGGGCCCGGCCCGGGACGCGTTGTGGGGCGAGTTGGTCGCGGCCGACGTCGACCATCTCAACACGGACGACCTCGCGGGCCTCGAAGCGTTCCTGGACGCCCGCCGGTCGGCGTAG
- a CDS encoding acyl-CoA dehydrogenase family protein, whose product MTDLLYSEEEEALRAAVRDLLADHCDAAGVIARVESDAPHDRELWKLLADGMGLAGLLVPEELGGQGAGHREVAVVLEELGRAVAPVPFLTSAVVATEALLAGDAGEAGDLLGDLASGRRIGALAVALNLPADSAYKVVRYEDGALHGELTGIADAAVADVLLVPADDGGLYAVDASAVTVTPQVSLDLTRPLAKVVFDGAPGRLLGDAEPAVRRALRAGAGLLASEQLGLAEWTLTETVRYLKERKQFNRPVGGFQALKHRLAHLWLEVVNLRAAARNAADQLATGSADADLAVAVAQAFAAPVAVHAAEEALQLHGGIGMTWEHPVHLYLKRAKADSIAYGTAGAHRAALAELVDLQAP is encoded by the coding sequence ATGACCGACCTGCTGTACTCGGAGGAGGAAGAGGCCCTCCGCGCGGCCGTCCGCGACCTGCTGGCCGACCACTGCGACGCGGCGGGCGTGATCGCGCGCGTCGAGTCGGACGCCCCGCACGACCGGGAACTGTGGAAGCTGCTCGCCGACGGCATGGGCCTCGCCGGGCTGCTCGTCCCCGAGGAACTGGGCGGCCAGGGTGCCGGCCACCGCGAAGTCGCCGTCGTGCTGGAGGAGTTGGGGCGCGCCGTCGCCCCGGTGCCGTTCCTCACGAGCGCCGTCGTCGCCACCGAAGCCCTGCTGGCCGGTGACGCCGGAGAGGCTGGAGACCTGCTCGGCGACCTGGCCTCCGGCCGCAGGATCGGCGCCCTCGCGGTCGCGCTGAACCTCCCCGCCGACAGCGCCTACAAGGTCGTACGGTACGAAGACGGCGCCCTGCACGGGGAGTTGACCGGAATCGCGGACGCGGCCGTCGCCGATGTCCTGCTGGTGCCCGCCGACGACGGCGGGCTGTACGCGGTCGACGCCTCGGCCGTGACCGTCACCCCACAGGTGTCCCTCGACCTGACCCGGCCGCTGGCGAAGGTGGTGTTCGACGGGGCGCCGGGCCGGCTCCTCGGCGACGCCGAACCCGCCGTACGCCGGGCCCTGCGCGCCGGAGCCGGTCTCCTCGCCTCCGAGCAACTCGGCCTCGCGGAGTGGACGTTGACCGAGACGGTCCGCTACCTGAAGGAGCGCAAGCAGTTCAACCGGCCCGTCGGAGGCTTCCAGGCGCTCAAGCACCGCCTCGCGCACCTGTGGCTGGAGGTCGTCAACCTGCGGGCGGCTGCCCGGAACGCGGCCGACCAGCTCGCCACCGGCAGTGCGGACGCCGACCTCGCGGTGGCCGTGGCCCAGGCCTTCGCGGCGCCCGTGGCCGTCCACGCGGCCGAGGAGGCGCTGCAACTGCACGGCGGGATCGGCATGACCTGGGAACACCCGGTCCACCTGTATCTGAAGCGGGCGAAGGCCGACTCGATCGCGTACGGCACGGCGGGTGCCCACCGGGCGGCCCTGGCCGAACTGGTGGACCTCCAGGCCCCCTGA
- a CDS encoding acyl-CoA dehydrogenase family protein, with product MTDAADLRRRTAELLAAYPPATTDRLDFLRARFDAGLAWVHYPEGLGGLGAPRSLQAVVDADLEAEGAPDNDPRRIGIGLGMAAPTILAYGTQEQKRQYLRPLWTGEEVWCQLFSEPGAGSDLAALGTRAVREGGAWVVNGQKVWTSSAHVARWAILIARTDPDVPKHRGITYFICDMTDPGVEVRPLRQVTGEAEFNEVFITDVRIPDSRRLGEIGDGWKVAQTTLNNERVAIGGMRLPREGGMIGPVAKTWRERPELRTHDLHQRLLKLWVEAEAARLTAERLRQQLVAGQPGPEGAGMKLAFARLNQEISGLEVELRGEEGLLYDDWSMRRPELVDFVGRDAGYRYLRSKGNSIEGGTTEVLLNIVAERVLGLPSEPRTDKDVAWKDLAR from the coding sequence ATGACCGACGCAGCCGACCTCAGGCGCCGCACGGCCGAGTTGCTGGCCGCGTACCCGCCCGCCACCACCGACCGCCTGGACTTCCTGCGTGCCCGCTTCGACGCGGGGCTCGCCTGGGTGCACTACCCCGAGGGCCTCGGCGGGCTCGGCGCCCCGCGCTCCCTCCAGGCCGTGGTGGACGCGGACCTGGAGGCGGAAGGCGCCCCCGACAACGATCCGCGACGCATCGGCATCGGCCTGGGCATGGCCGCGCCGACGATCCTCGCCTACGGCACGCAGGAGCAGAAGCGCCAGTACCTGCGGCCGCTGTGGACCGGCGAGGAGGTCTGGTGCCAGCTCTTCAGCGAGCCGGGTGCCGGGTCCGACCTGGCCGCGCTGGGCACGCGGGCCGTCCGTGAGGGCGGCGCATGGGTGGTCAACGGGCAGAAGGTGTGGACGTCCAGCGCGCACGTCGCCCGCTGGGCCATCCTCATCGCCCGCACCGACCCGGACGTGCCCAAGCACCGCGGCATCACCTACTTCATCTGCGACATGACCGACCCGGGCGTCGAGGTCAGGCCGCTGCGCCAGGTCACCGGCGAGGCCGAGTTCAACGAGGTGTTCATCACCGACGTCCGCATCCCGGACTCCCGCCGCCTCGGCGAGATCGGCGACGGCTGGAAGGTCGCGCAGACCACGCTCAACAACGAACGCGTCGCCATCGGCGGGATGCGGCTGCCCCGCGAGGGCGGCATGATCGGCCCGGTGGCCAAGACCTGGCGCGAGCGTCCCGAACTGCGCACCCACGACCTCCACCAGCGGCTGTTGAAGCTCTGGGTCGAGGCCGAGGCCGCCCGGCTCACCGCGGAGCGGCTGCGCCAGCAGCTCGTCGCCGGACAGCCCGGCCCCGAGGGCGCCGGCATGAAGCTCGCCTTCGCCCGCCTCAACCAGGAGATCAGCGGCCTGGAGGTCGAACTCCGGGGCGAGGAGGGCCTGTTGTACGACGACTGGAGCATGCGGCGCCCCGAGCTGGTCGACTTCGTCGGCCGTGACGCCGGCTACCGCTACCTCCGCTCCAAGGGCAACAGCATCGAGGGCGGGACCACCGAGGTCCTGCTGAACATCGTCGCCGAGCGCGTCCTGGGCCTGCCCAGTGAGCCGCGCACCGACAAGGACGTCGCCTGGAAGGACCTCGCCCGATGA
- a CDS encoding NADPH:quinone oxidoreductase family protein, whose amino-acid sequence MQAWQVHENGEPSEVMRLQDVERPTPGDGQVLLKVRAANINFPDVLMCRGHYQVRPPLPFTPGVEICGETEDGRRVIANPALPYGGLAEYAVADAAALLPAPEALDDAEAAALHIGYQTGWFGLHRRARLEAGETLLVHAAAGGVGSAAVQLGKAAGATVIGVVGGADKAAVARELGCDVVVDRRSEDVVSAVKEATGGRGADVIYDPVGGEAYTQSTKVVAFEGRIVVVGFASGTIPSPGLNHALVKNYSILGLHWGLYNTKNPKLVQHCHEQLTELAARGVVKPLVSERTPLGGAAAAVQRVADGVTTGRVVVVPSLENGAAA is encoded by the coding sequence ATGCAGGCATGGCAAGTGCACGAGAACGGCGAGCCGAGCGAGGTGATGCGGCTCCAGGACGTGGAGCGGCCCACGCCCGGTGACGGCCAGGTCCTGCTGAAGGTGCGCGCCGCGAACATCAACTTCCCCGATGTCCTGATGTGCCGGGGCCACTACCAGGTCAGGCCTCCGCTCCCGTTCACCCCGGGCGTGGAGATCTGCGGTGAGACCGAGGACGGCCGCCGGGTCATCGCCAACCCGGCGCTGCCGTACGGCGGTCTCGCCGAGTACGCGGTCGCGGACGCCGCCGCGCTGCTGCCCGCGCCCGAGGCGCTGGACGACGCCGAGGCTGCGGCCCTGCACATCGGTTACCAGACGGGCTGGTTCGGTCTCCACCGCCGGGCCCGCCTCGAAGCGGGGGAGACCTTGCTCGTCCACGCCGCCGCAGGAGGGGTCGGCAGCGCGGCCGTGCAGCTCGGCAAGGCGGCCGGGGCGACGGTCATCGGCGTCGTCGGCGGCGCCGACAAGGCTGCCGTGGCCCGGGAACTGGGCTGTGATGTGGTGGTCGACCGGCGGAGCGAGGACGTCGTCTCCGCCGTGAAGGAAGCCACCGGAGGCCGGGGTGCGGACGTGATCTACGACCCCGTGGGCGGCGAGGCCTACACGCAGTCGACCAAGGTCGTCGCCTTCGAGGGACGCATCGTGGTCGTCGGCTTCGCCAGCGGGACGATCCCCAGCCCCGGCCTCAACCACGCCCTCGTCAAGAACTACTCGATCCTCGGCCTGCACTGGGGTCTGTACAACACCAAGAACCCGAAGCTGGTCCAGCACTGCCACGAGCAGCTCACCGAGCTGGCGGCACGGGGCGTCGTCAAGCCGCTGGTGAGCGAGCGCACGCCGCTCGGCGGGGCCGCGGCCGCCGTGCAGCGCGTCGCGGACGGCGTCACCACCGGCCGGGTCGTCGTGGTGCCCTCGCTGGAGAACGGAGCCGCCGCATGA
- a CDS encoding helix-turn-helix domain-containing protein has translation MSDTSERTGGTDEVLAGVGPRLRRLRKEREVTLAALSEATGISVSTLSRLESGLRKPSLELLLPIARAHQVPLDELIGEPPVGDPRVRSKPIRRHGRTYWPLTRQPGGLQAFKVLVPQSRQEPEPRVHEGYEWLYVMSGKLRVVLGEHDVVMVAGEAAEFDTRVPHWFGSTGEGPVEFLSLFGPQGERMHVRARPARP, from the coding sequence ATGAGTGACACGAGTGAGCGGACGGGTGGCACGGACGAGGTCCTCGCCGGGGTCGGGCCGCGGTTGCGGCGGCTGAGGAAGGAACGGGAGGTGACGCTCGCGGCCCTGTCCGAGGCGACCGGTATCTCGGTGAGCACGTTGTCGCGGCTGGAGTCGGGACTGCGCAAGCCCAGCCTGGAACTGCTGCTGCCGATCGCGCGGGCCCACCAGGTGCCGTTGGACGAGCTCATCGGGGAGCCGCCGGTCGGCGACCCGCGGGTGCGGTCGAAGCCGATCCGGCGGCACGGGCGGACGTACTGGCCGCTCACCCGGCAGCCGGGCGGCCTCCAGGCCTTCAAGGTCCTCGTGCCCCAGTCGCGGCAGGAGCCGGAGCCGCGCGTCCACGAGGGCTACGAATGGCTGTATGTGATGTCCGGGAAACTGCGTGTCGTGCTCGGCGAACATGATGTGGTGATGGTGGCCGGGGAGGCCGCCGAGTTCGACACCCGGGTCCCGCACTGGTTCGGGTCGACGGGGGAGGGGCCGGTGGAGTTCCTCAGTCTGTTCGGGCCGCAGGGGGAGCGGATGCACGTACGGGCCAGGCCCGCGCGTCCGTGA
- a CDS encoding NAD(P)/FAD-dependent oxidoreductase: protein MTEQDGTTERYEVIVIGGGAAGLSAALVLGRSRRRTLVVDAGEPRNAPAAHMQGFLSRDGMPPAEFLAVGREEIARYGVELVEGRAVDATRSDDGRSFTVTLADGRTVRARRLVVATGLRDELPAVPGIAERFGRDVLHCPYCHGWEVRDEPFGVLATTPMSVHQALIVSQWSKDVTLFLHTVAESDLSDDDLRRLAAAGVPVVPGEVEGLLVTDDRLTGVRLTDGTAYARSVLFTAPRPIPRTSLLEKLGAALDETPFGAYPVVDPTGLTTVPGVWAVGNAMGFSEQVINAASSGYRAGATINGELLMTDLDAT from the coding sequence ATGACCGAGCAGGACGGAACGACCGAGCGGTACGAAGTGATCGTCATCGGCGGCGGCGCGGCGGGGCTCTCCGCCGCCCTGGTCCTCGGCCGGTCCCGGCGCCGGACCCTGGTCGTCGACGCGGGCGAGCCCCGCAACGCGCCCGCCGCACACATGCAGGGCTTTCTGTCGCGGGACGGGATGCCGCCGGCGGAGTTCCTGGCCGTGGGCCGGGAGGAGATCGCCCGGTACGGCGTCGAACTGGTCGAGGGGCGGGCCGTGGACGCGACCCGAAGTGATGACGGCCGGAGCTTCACCGTGACCCTCGCGGACGGCCGAACCGTGCGCGCCCGGCGCCTGGTCGTCGCCACCGGCCTGAGGGACGAGCTGCCGGCCGTCCCCGGCATCGCGGAGCGCTTCGGCAGGGACGTGCTCCACTGCCCGTACTGCCACGGCTGGGAGGTCCGCGACGAGCCCTTCGGCGTCCTCGCCACGACCCCGATGAGCGTCCACCAGGCCCTGATCGTCTCCCAGTGGTCCAAGGACGTGACCCTCTTCCTGCACACTGTCGCCGAGAGCGACCTCTCCGACGACGACCTGCGCCGCCTCGCCGCCGCCGGGGTCCCGGTGGTCCCGGGCGAGGTCGAGGGCCTGCTCGTCACCGACGACCGCCTCACCGGGGTCCGGCTCACCGACGGCACCGCATACGCCCGCTCGGTGCTCTTCACGGCCCCTCGCCCGATCCCGCGGACGAGCCTGCTGGAGAAGCTGGGCGCCGCCCTCGACGAGACCCCGTTCGGCGCATACCCCGTGGTCGACCCGACCGGCCTGACCACCGTCCCCGGCGTCTGGGCGGTCGGCAACGCCATGGGCTTCTCCGAACAGGTGATCAACGCGGCTTCCTCCGGCTACCGAGCGGGAGCGACGATCAACGGAGAACTCCTGATGACGGACCTGGACGCGACATGA
- a CDS encoding ATP-dependent DNA ligase: MLFARLAHVSQEVATTSARSRKTALLAELFRDADPADVPIVIPYLAGRLPQGRLGIGWKVLNQQIPPATTPTLTVREVDARLTAIGAVTGAGSQAERRRLVGALLAAATEDEQRYLFGLLTGEVRQGALDAVAVEGLAGATGAPAADVRRAVMLAGSLQSVAQALLAGGPSALEGFRLTVGRPVLPMLAHSAASVAQAVAKLGVCAVEEKLDGIRVQVHRDGDDVRLYTRTLDDITDRLPELTSAARELRGERFILDGEVIAFDETGRPRSFQETAGRVGSRLDVTTAARQVPVSPVFFDALSVDGQDLLDLPFTDRHTELARLVPEPMRVRRTLVNGPGDLAEAERFLAGTLERGHEGVVLKALGAPYSAGRRGASWLKVKPVHTLDLVVLAAEWGHGRRTGRLSNLHLGARTADGSFAMLGKTFKGMTDALLSWQTERLTELAVREHGWGVTVRPELVVEIAYDGLQRSTRYPAGVTLRFARVIRYREDKTPAEADTVETLLAAHPEVTR, translated from the coding sequence ATGCTGTTCGCCCGGCTGGCCCATGTGTCCCAAGAGGTCGCCACCACCTCGGCCCGCTCACGAAAGACCGCGCTGCTCGCCGAACTCTTCCGGGACGCCGACCCGGCGGACGTCCCGATCGTCATCCCGTACCTCGCGGGCCGGCTGCCCCAGGGCCGGCTCGGCATCGGATGGAAGGTTCTGAACCAGCAGATCCCGCCGGCCACGACCCCGACCCTCACCGTCCGCGAGGTGGACGCCCGGCTGACGGCGATCGGCGCTGTCACCGGCGCCGGCTCACAGGCCGAACGCAGGCGCCTGGTCGGCGCGTTGCTGGCGGCGGCCACCGAGGACGAACAGCGGTATCTGTTCGGCCTGCTCACCGGTGAGGTCCGCCAGGGCGCCCTGGACGCGGTCGCCGTGGAGGGGCTGGCCGGGGCCACCGGGGCGCCCGCGGCCGACGTACGGCGGGCGGTGATGCTCGCCGGCTCGCTGCAGTCCGTGGCACAGGCCCTGCTGGCGGGGGGACCGTCGGCCCTCGAAGGGTTCCGGCTCACCGTCGGGCGGCCCGTCCTGCCGATGCTGGCGCACAGCGCGGCCTCCGTCGCCCAGGCCGTGGCGAAGCTGGGCGTGTGCGCGGTCGAGGAGAAGCTGGACGGCATCCGCGTACAGGTCCACCGCGACGGCGACGACGTACGCCTCTACACCCGCACCCTGGACGACATCACGGACCGGCTGCCCGAACTCACCTCCGCCGCACGGGAGTTGCGGGGCGAGCGGTTCATCCTGGACGGGGAGGTGATCGCGTTCGACGAGACCGGGCGGCCGCGTTCCTTCCAGGAGACCGCCGGGCGGGTCGGCTCACGACTGGACGTGACGACGGCGGCCCGGCAGGTGCCCGTCTCCCCGGTCTTCTTCGACGCGCTGTCCGTGGACGGCCAGGACCTCCTCGACCTGCCCTTCACCGACCGCCACACCGAACTGGCCCGGCTCGTCCCCGAGCCGATGCGGGTCCGGCGCACCCTGGTGAACGGCCCCGGCGACCTCGCCGAGGCCGAACGATTCCTCGCCGGCACCCTGGAACGCGGCCACGAAGGGGTCGTACTGAAGGCCCTCGGCGCCCCCTACAGCGCAGGCCGCCGCGGAGCGTCCTGGCTGAAGGTCAAGCCCGTGCACACCCTCGATCTGGTGGTCCTGGCCGCCGAGTGGGGCCACGGCCGCCGCACCGGCAGACTCTCCAACCTCCACCTCGGCGCCCGTACGGCCGACGGCTCCTTCGCCATGCTGGGCAAGACTTTCAAGGGCATGACCGACGCGCTGCTGAGCTGGCAGACCGAGCGGCTCACGGAGCTGGCCGTGCGGGAGCACGGCTGGGGCGTGACCGTACGCCCCGAACTCGTCGTCGAGATCGCCTACGACGGCCTGCAGCGCTCCACCCGCTACCCGGCCGGCGTCACCCTCCGATTCGCCCGCGTGATCCGCTACCGCGAGGACAAGACACCGGCGGAAGCCGATACGGTCGAGACCCTGCTCGCCGCACACCCCGAGGTGACCCGTTGA
- a CDS encoding NUDIX domain-containing protein → MTTPKRSAGLLLHRRTEHGVEVLLGHMGGPFFAHKDAGVWSVPKGEYEPDETAWDAARREFQEELGLAPPDGEAVPLGVVRQANGKLVTAWAIEADLDPATVVPGTFRMEWPPKSGQIQEFPELDRVEWLTVERARAVIVPAQAEFLDRLLEHSA, encoded by the coding sequence TTGACCACCCCCAAGCGCAGTGCCGGACTGCTGCTCCACCGCCGCACCGAGCACGGTGTCGAGGTCCTGCTCGGCCATATGGGCGGCCCGTTCTTCGCGCACAAGGACGCGGGGGTCTGGAGCGTGCCCAAGGGCGAGTACGAACCGGACGAGACCGCCTGGGACGCGGCCCGCCGGGAGTTCCAGGAGGAGCTGGGGCTGGCGCCGCCCGACGGGGAGGCCGTACCGCTGGGCGTGGTGCGGCAGGCGAACGGCAAGCTCGTCACGGCCTGGGCGATCGAGGCGGACCTCGACCCGGCGACCGTCGTGCCCGGCACCTTCCGGATGGAGTGGCCGCCGAAATCGGGGCAGATCCAGGAGTTCCCGGAGCTGGACCGCGTGGAGTGGCTCACCGTCGAACGGGCCCGGGCCGTGATCGTCCCGGCCCAGGCGGAGTTTCTCGACCGTCTCCTGGAGCACTCGGCCTGA
- a CDS encoding NADP-dependent succinic semialdehyde dehydrogenase, whose protein sequence is MPIATVNPANGETLKTYDALGEEEIERRLATADTIFRTYRTTSLAERARLMHRAATLLDEDTEDVARVMTTEMGKPVKQARAEAAKCAKAMRWYADHAEVLLTDVEPSDADVKDSGASRVLVRYRPLGPVLAVMPWNFPLWQVIRFAAPALMAGNVGLLKHASNVPQTALYLEDLFRRAGFPEGCFQTLLVGSGAIEDILRDPRVKAATLTGSEPAGRAVASVAGDEVKKTVLELGGSDPYVVLPSADVDRAARIAVTARVQNTGQSCIAAKRFIVHTDVYDAFAERFVEAMKALKVGDPLDEDTDVGPLSSERGREDLEELVDEAVESGATVLCGAERPDGPGWFYPPTVLADITPEMRVHHEETFGPVATLYRVADLDEAIAIANDTPFGLSSNVWTRNAAEVDRFVRDLDAGAVYVNGMTASHPAFPFGGVKRSGYGRELSGHGIREFCNITTVWHGA, encoded by the coding sequence ATGCCCATCGCCACGGTCAACCCGGCGAACGGCGAGACGCTCAAGACGTACGACGCCCTGGGCGAGGAGGAGATCGAGCGCCGCCTCGCCACCGCCGACACCATCTTCCGTACCTACCGGACCACGTCCCTGGCGGAACGCGCCCGGCTGATGCACAGGGCCGCCACCCTCCTCGACGAGGACACGGAGGACGTCGCCCGGGTGATGACCACGGAGATGGGCAAGCCGGTCAAGCAGGCCCGCGCCGAGGCCGCCAAGTGCGCCAAGGCGATGCGCTGGTACGCCGACCACGCCGAGGTACTGCTCACCGACGTGGAGCCGTCCGACGCGGACGTGAAGGACTCCGGCGCGTCCCGCGTCCTGGTCCGCTACCGGCCGCTCGGCCCGGTGCTCGCCGTGATGCCGTGGAACTTCCCGCTCTGGCAGGTGATCCGCTTCGCCGCGCCCGCGCTGATGGCCGGCAACGTGGGCCTGCTCAAGCACGCCTCCAACGTCCCGCAGACCGCGCTCTACCTGGAGGACCTCTTCCGCCGGGCGGGCTTCCCCGAGGGCTGCTTCCAGACCCTGCTCGTCGGCTCCGGCGCCATCGAGGACATCCTGCGCGACCCGCGCGTGAAGGCGGCCACCCTCACCGGCAGCGAGCCCGCCGGCCGGGCCGTCGCCTCGGTCGCCGGCGACGAGGTCAAGAAGACGGTCCTGGAACTGGGCGGCAGCGACCCGTACGTCGTGCTGCCGTCCGCCGACGTCGACCGGGCCGCCCGGATCGCCGTGACGGCCCGGGTGCAGAACACCGGGCAGTCGTGCATCGCCGCCAAGCGGTTCATCGTGCACACCGACGTGTACGACGCCTTCGCCGAGCGGTTCGTCGAGGCCATGAAGGCGCTCAAGGTCGGCGACCCGCTGGACGAGGACACCGACGTCGGCCCGCTCTCCAGCGAGCGGGGACGCGAGGACCTGGAGGAGCTGGTCGACGAGGCCGTGGAGAGCGGCGCGACCGTCCTGTGCGGCGCCGAACGCCCCGACGGGCCCGGCTGGTTCTACCCGCCCACCGTCCTCGCCGACATCACGCCCGAGATGCGCGTCCACCACGAGGAGACCTTCGGCCCGGTCGCCACGCTGTACCGGGTCGCCGACCTCGACGAAGCGATCGCGATCGCCAACGACACGCCCTTCGGGCTCAGCTCCAACGTGTGGACCCGGAACGCCGCCGAAGTCGACCGCTTCGTCCGGGACCTCGACGCCGGAGCGGTCTACGTCAACGGGATGACCGCCTCCCACCCGGCGTTCCCGTTCGGCGGGGTCAAGCGGTCCGGATACGGACGTGAGCTGTCCGGACACGGAATCCGGGAGTTCTGCAACATCACCACCGTATGGCACGGGGCGTGA
- a CDS encoding DUF6213 family protein: MNREVTLPLIVDDRGTLQVAAADVSKLLRTVGGRWLHLVEAGEELDEDTVAALTIELAKLADRIDVACIAHSSGAASG, translated from the coding sequence GTGAACCGCGAAGTGACTCTGCCTCTGATCGTCGACGACCGCGGGACCTTGCAGGTGGCCGCAGCCGATGTGAGCAAGCTGCTGCGGACGGTGGGCGGACGATGGCTGCACCTCGTGGAGGCGGGTGAGGAACTCGACGAGGACACGGTGGCGGCGCTGACGATCGAGCTGGCGAAGTTGGCGGACCGGATCGACGTGGCGTGCATCGCCCACAGCAGTGGAGCGGCATCGGGTTGA
- a CDS encoding transcriptional regulator, with protein MTRTAVRLLESTTATLAPAPDANPLLPLITSGAAGLDTLAALAMEQRVVIAADLRSFRHLAERSATEEPASAPFFEMLAEGEAVAAERLVAYAEACGVDEERAAAYEPLPGCQAYPSYVARLALGESPADVVLVLSANFASWGGYCATIAKALRHHHAFTDEACAFFDLFAEPSPELEERARAAVQAGLDTGRIDGHLAVRHGRLLQSYESMFWHTLASL; from the coding sequence ATGACGCGCACGGCCGTACGACTGCTGGAGAGCACCACCGCGACCCTCGCCCCGGCCCCCGACGCCAACCCTCTGCTGCCCTTGATCACCTCCGGTGCGGCCGGTCTCGACACCCTTGCCGCGCTGGCCATGGAACAGCGTGTCGTCATCGCCGCCGACCTGCGTTCCTTCCGCCATCTGGCCGAGCGGTCGGCGACCGAGGAACCGGCGAGTGCCCCCTTCTTCGAGATGCTCGCGGAAGGGGAGGCGGTGGCGGCGGAGCGGCTCGTGGCGTACGCGGAGGCGTGCGGTGTGGACGAGGAGCGGGCGGCCGCGTACGAGCCCCTCCCGGGCTGTCAGGCCTACCCGTCGTACGTCGCCCGCCTCGCGCTCGGCGAGTCCCCGGCCGACGTGGTACTCGTCCTGAGCGCCAACTTCGCTTCCTGGGGCGGCTATTGCGCGACCATCGCGAAGGCCCTCCGCCATCACCACGCCTTCACCGACGAAGCCTGCGCCTTCTTCGACCTCTTCGCCGAACCGTCACCGGAACTGGAGGAGAGGGCGAGGGCGGCGGTACAGGCGGGACTGGACACCGGACGGATCGACGGCCATCTCGCCGTCCGTCATGGCCGCCTGCTGCAGAGCTACGAATCGATGTTCTGGCACACACTCGCGTCGCTGTAG